The following proteins are co-located in the Neomonachus schauinslandi chromosome 8, ASM220157v2, whole genome shotgun sequence genome:
- the LOC110586608 gene encoding histone H3.1 produces MARTKQTARKSTGGKAPRKQLATKAARKSAPATGGVKKPHRYRPGTVALREIRRYQKSTELLIRKLPFQRLVREIAQDFKTDLRFQSSAVMALQEACEAYLVGLFEDTNLCAIHAKRVTIMPKDIQLARRIRGERA; encoded by the coding sequence ATGGCTCGCACGAAGCAGACGGCCCGCAAGTCGACCGGCGGCAAGGCCCCGCGCAAGCAGCTGGCCACCAAGGCGGCCCGCAAGAGCGCGCCGGCCACCGGCGGCGTCAAGAAGCCGCACCGCTACCGGCCCGGCACGGTGGCCCTGCGCGAGATCCGGCGCTACCAGAAGTCCACCGAGCTGCTGATCCGCAAGCTGCCGTTCCAGCGGCTGGTGCGCGAGATCGCGCAGGACTTCAAGACCGACCTGCGCTTCCAGAGCTCGGCCGTCATGGCCCTGCAGGAGGCGTGCGAGGCCTACCTGGTGGGGCTCTTCGAGGACACCAACCTGTGCGCCATCCACGCCAAGCGCGTCACCATCATGCCCAAGGACATCCAGCTGGCGCGCCGCATCCGCGGGGAGAGGGCGTAA
- the LOC110586609 gene encoding histone H2A type 1-B codes for MSGRGKQGGKARAKAKTRSSRAGLQFPVGRVHRLLRKGNYSERVGAGAPVYLAAVLEYLTAEILELAGNAARDNKKTRIIPRHLQLAIRNDEELNKLLGRVTIAQGGVLPNIQAVLLPKKTESHHKAKGK; via the coding sequence ATGTCAGGTCGCGGCAAACAAGGCGGCAAGGCCCGTGCCAAGGCCAAGACTCGGTCATCCCGGGCCGGCCTCCAGTTCCCGGTGGGCCGCGTGCACCGCCTGCTCCGCAAGGGCAACTACTCGGAGCGGGTCGGCGCCGGCGCGCCCGTGTACCTGGCTGCGGTGCTGGAGTACCTGACGGCCGAGATCCTGGAGCTGGCGGGCAACGCGGCGCGCGACAACAAGAAGACGCGCATCATCCCGCGCCACCTGCAGCTGGCCATCCGCAACGACGAGGAGCTCAACAAGCTGCTGGGCCGCGTGACCATCGCGCAGGGCGGCGTCCTGCCCAACATCCAGGCCGTGCTGCTGCCCAAGAAGACCGAGAGCCACCACAAGGCCAAGGGAAAGTAA
- the LOC110586611 gene encoding histone H2B type 1-B yields MPEPSKSAPAPKKGSKKAITKAQKKDGKKRKRSRKESYSIYVYKVLKQVHPDTGISSKAMGIMNSFVNDIFERIAGEASRLAHYNKRSTITSREIQTAVRLLLPGELAKHAVSEGTKAVTKYTSSK; encoded by the coding sequence ATGCCTGAACCCTCCAAATCTGCTCCGGCCCCGAAGAAGGGCTCCAAGAAGGCCATCACTAAAGCGCAGAAGAAAGACGGCAAGAAGCGCAAGCGCAGCCGCAAGGAGAGCTACTCCATCTACGTGTACAAGGTGCTGAAGCAGGTGCACCCCGACACGGGCATCTCGTCCAAGGCCATGGGCATCATGAACTCGTTCGTCAACGACATCTTCGAGCGCATCGCGGGCGAGGCGTCCCGCCTGGCGCATTACAACAAGCGCTCGACCATCACGTCGCGGGAGATCCAGACGGCCGTGCGCCTGCTGCTGCCCGGGGAGCTGGCCAAGCACGCCGTGTCCGAGGGCACCAAGGCCGTCACCAAGTACACCAGCTCCAAGTGA
- the LOC123325526 gene encoding histone H2A type 1-E codes for MSGRGKQGGKARAKAKTRSSRAGLQFPVGRVHRLLRKGNYAERVGAGAPVYLAAVLEYLTAEILELAGNAARDNKKTRIIPRHLQLAIRNDEELNKLLGRVTIAQGGVLPNIQAVLLPKKTESHHKAKGK; via the coding sequence ATGTCCGGACGCGGCAAGCAAGGCGGCAAGGCCCGCGCCAAGGCCAAGACGCGCTCGTCGCGGGCCGGCCTGCAGTTCCCGGTGGGCCGCGTGCACCGCCTGCTCCGCAAGGGCAACTACGCCGAGCGGGTGGGCGCCGGCGCGCCCGTGTACCTGGCTGCCGTGCTGGAGTACCTGACGGCCGAGATCCTGGAGCTGGCGGGCAACGCGGCGCGCGACAACAAGAAGACGCGCATCATCCCGCGCCACCTGCAGCTGGCCATCCGCAACGACGAGGAGCTCAACAAGCTGCTGGGCCGCGTGACCATCGCGCAGGGCGGCGTCCTGCCCAACATCCAGGCCGTGCTGCTGCCCAAGAAGACCGAGAGCCACCACAAGGCCAAGGGCAAGTAA
- the H1-2 gene encoding histone H1.2, producing MSETAPAAPAAAPPVEKAPVKKKAAKKPAGARRKASGPPVSELITKAVAASKERNGVSLAALKKALAAAGYDVEKNNSRIKLGLKSLVSKGTLVQTKGTGASGSFKFNKKAASGEAKPKAKKAGAAKPKRASGAAKKPKKAAGASTPKKSAKKTPKKAKKPAAAAVAKKVTKSPKKAKAAKPKKAARSAAKAVKPKTAKPKVAKPKKAAPKKK from the coding sequence ATGTCGGAGACCGCTCCCGCcgctcccgccgccgcccccccgGTGGAGAAGGCCCCGGTGAAGAAGAAGGCAGCTAAAAAGCCTGCCGGGGCGCGCCGCAAGGCGTCCGGGCCCCCGGTGTCCGAGCTCATCACCAAGGCCGTCGCCGCCTCCAAGGAGCGCAACGGCGTGTCCCTGGCCGCGCTCAAGAAGGCGCTCGCGGCCGCCGGCTACGACGTGGAGAAGAACAACAGCCGCATCAAGCTGGGCCTCAAGAGCCTGGTGAGCAAGGGCACCCTGGTGCAGACCAAGGGCACCGGCGCCTCGGGCTCCTTCAAGTTCAACAAGAAGGCGGCCTCCGGGGAAGCCAAGCCCAAAGCCAAGAAGGCGGGCGCGGCCAAGCCCAAGAGGGCTTCCGGGGCGGCCAAGAAACCCAAGAAGGCCGCGGGGGCGAGCACCCCCAAGAAGAGCGCCAAGAAGACCCCTAAGAAGGCCAAGAAGCCCGCGGCGGCGGCTGTCGCCAAGAAAGTGACCAAGAGTCCGAAGAAGGCGAAGGCTGCCAAGCCCAAGAAGGCCGCCAGGAGCGCAGCTAAGGCTGTGAAGCCGAAGACTGCCAAGCCCAAGGTTGCCAAGCCCAAGAAGGCTGCACCCAAAAAGAAGTAG